A part of Ursus arctos isolate Adak ecotype North America chromosome X, UrsArc2.0, whole genome shotgun sequence genomic DNA contains:
- the ELK1 gene encoding ETS domain-containing protein Elk-1 has product MDPSVTLWQFLLQLLREQGNGHIISWTSRDGGEFKLVDAEEVARLWGLRKNKTNMNYDKLSRALRYYYDKNIIRKVSGQKFVYKFVSYPEVARCSTEDCPPQPEVSITSTVANVAPTAVHAVPGDTASGKPGTPKGAGMAGPGGLARSSRNEYMRSGLYSTFTIQSLQPQPQPPPHPRPASVLPNTAPSGAAVPPSGSRSTSPSPLEACLEAEEAGLPLQVILTPPEAQNPKSEELNVEPGLGRPLPPEVKVDGPKEELEAAVGGEAGFVQEAAKAGPEVPPAEGAPARLPAVVMETAAPGGGLAASTASSTEIAQPQKGRKPRDLELPLSPSLLGGPGPERTPGSGTGSGLQAPGPALTPSLLPTHTLTPVLLTPSSLPPSIHFWSTLSPIAPRSPAKLSFQFPSSGSAQVHIPSISVDGLSTPVVLSPGPQKP; this is encoded by the exons ATGGACCCCTCTGTGACGCTGTGGCAGTTTCTGCTGCAGCTGCTGAGAGAACAAGGCAACGGCCACATCATCTCTTGGACCTCACGGGATGGCGGTGAGTTCAAGCTGGTGGACGCTGAGGAGGTGGCCCGGCTGTGGGGGCTGCGTAAGAACAAGACCAACATGAATTACGACAAGCTCAGCCGGGCCCTGCGGTACTACTATGACAAG aaCATCATCCGCAAAGTGAGCGGCCAGAAGTTTGTCTACAAGTTTGTGTCCTACCCCGAAGTCGCGAGGTGCTCCACTGAGGACTGCCCGCCCCAGCCCGAGGTGTCTATCACCTCTACTGTGGCAAATGTGGCCCCTACTGCTGTACATGCTGTCCCCGGGGACACTGCCTCTGGGAAACCAGGCACACCGAAGGGAGCAGGAATGGCAGGCCCGGGTGGCTTGGCACGCAGCAGCCGGAACGAGTACATGCGCTCGGGCCTCTATTCCACCTTCACCatccagtccctgcagccacagccacagccgcCCCCTCATCCTCGGCCTGCCTCGGTGCTCCCCAACACCGCCCCATCGGGAGCAGCAGTGCCCCCATCTGGGAGCAGGAGCACCAGTCCAAGCCCCTTAGAGGCCTGCCTGGAGGCTGAGGAGGCCGGCCTGCCTCTGCAG gtCATCCTGACCCCACCCGAGGCCCAGAACCCTAAATCAGAAGAGCTGAATGTGGAGCCCGGGTTGGGCAGGCCACTGCCCCCAGAAGTGAAAGTGGACGGGCCCAAGGAAGAGTTGGAAGCCGCAGTCGGTGGGGAGGCGGGGTTTGTGCAGGAAGCCGCTAAGGCCGGGCCGGAAGTCCCTCCTGCGGAGGGCGCGCCGGCCCGGCTGCCCGCGGTCGTCATGGAGACTGCAGCACCGGGGGGCGGCCTCGCGGCTTCCACTGCTTCCAGCACAGAGATCGCCCAACCTCAGAAGGGCCGGAAGCCCCGGGACCTGGAGCTTCCACTCAGCCCGAGCCTGCTGGGTGGGCCAGGACCCGAACGGACTCCAGGATCGGGAACCGGCTCCGGGCTGCAGGCGCCGGGGCCAGCGTTGACCCCGTCCCTGCTACCTACGCACACATTG ACCCCGGTGCTGCTGACGCCCAGCTCGCTGCCCCCCAGCATTCACTTCTGGAGCACCCTGAGTCCCATTGCACCCCGTAGCCCAGCCAAGCTCTCCTTCCAG TTTCCGTCCAGTGGCAGCGCCCAGGTGCACATCCCTTCCATCAGCGTGGATGGCCTCTCAACCCCCGTGGTGCTCTCCCCAGGGCCCCAGAAGCCATGA
- the UXT gene encoding protein UXT translates to MATPPKRRAVETTGEKVLRYEAFICDVLQRDLRKVLDHRDKVYEQLAKYLQLRNVIERLQEAKPSELYMQVDLGCNFFVDTVVPDTSRIYVALGYGFFLELTLAEALKFIDRKSNLLTELSDSLTKDSMNIKAHIHMLLEGLRELQGLQNFPETPHH, encoded by the exons ATGGCGACGCCCCCTAAACGGCGGGCGGTGGAAACCACGGGGGAGAAAGTGCTGCGCTATGAGGCCTTCATCTGTGACGTGCTACAGCGGGACCTGCG AAAAGTGCTGGACCATCGCGACAAGGTATATGAGCAGCTGGCCAAATACCTTCAACTGAGAAATGTCATTGAGCGACTTCAG GAAGCTAAGCCCTCGGAGTTATATATGCAGGTGGATTTGGGCTGTAACTTCTTCGTTGACACAGTTGT CCCAGACACTTCACGAATCTACGTGGCCCTCGGATATGGTTTTTTCCTGGAGTTGACACTGGCAGAAGCTCTCAAGTTCATTGATCGTAAGAGCAATCTCCTCACAGA gCTCAGCGACAGCCTCACCAAGGACTCCATGAATATCAAGGCCCACATCCACATGTTGCTAGAG GGGCTTAGAGAACTACAAGGCCTGCAGAATTTCCCGGAGACACCTCACCACTGA